The Aeromonas jandaei genomic interval AACCAGCCGGTTTACCACGGCGGCGCGGCCGGTGATGAGCAGCACGTTGGAGGGCTCGTAGTGCACTACGTTGCCGCCACCGGCGTTATCGTTGAGCTGACGCAGCAGAGGGGCCAGTTCGCGCACCGAGACGTTGCGCACCGGTACTACCCGGGTCACCATTTCGTCGCCAGAGCCCGGGTTACTGCCATCCACCACCGGAATGGCGGAGGTCTTGGCATCGCGCGAGCGCAGTACCTTGAGCACGCCGTTATCCATCGGCACCACGGCAAAACCGTAGACGTCGAGCACGCTCAGGAAGAACTGGTAGTACTGCTCCTCGTTGAGCAGGTCGTAGCTGCGGACGTTGATCTTGCCGCGCACCGAGGGCTCGATGATGATGGTCTTGTTGAGATTCTTGCCCACCGTGTTGATGAACTCTTCGATATCGGCGTTCTTGAAGCTGGCCGAATACTCGGTGGCCCAGGCTGATCCTGCCATCATCAGTGCCGCCGCTATGGTGGCCAGACGCCAGCCTTTCCCTTTATTGGTCATTCTTGGTACGACTCCAAAATCATTATTCTGACAAGCGAACATAGACATCGAACTGTTCACCCTGCCGCTCGACGGTCACGGTCAATTCGGTAGCGCCAGCCAGCTGCTGCATTGCCTGCATGGCCTGCATGTTGTCACGCAGATCCAGGCCGTTGATGCTGAGGGCCAGATCATTGGCCTGCAGCCCGCTCTGGTTGAAGAGTTCCGGATTGTTGCCCGGATTGAGGCGATAGCCGGCCAGGCGGCCATCCACCTGAACCGGTGAAATATTGAGGTAATCGGTGATCTTGCCGGGATCGCTCATCAGCTCGCTGCGCACGGAAGAGAGCTGGGCACTACCGCCTTGTTGGGGCAGGGGTTTGCCGTACTCTTCGCCATCGAGCATCAGGGTTTCGTCGCGGCCATCGCGCTCTATGATGACCCGGTCCGGGTAGACCTGACGGATCCGTGCTTGGGTGCCGTCGATGAGATCCCCCACGCTGTAGGAGTTCTGGATCCCCGACATGGCGATGATGGCGATCGATTTGGCCGGATCGGAGCTGGCCAGCACGCCGTTGAGCTGGGCATTGAGCTGGGTCCGCGGTGCGTTGGCGGCGACCTCCTTGATCTGTTGCACCTTGGGGATTGCCTTGCCAAACAGGGAGAGGCGGCTCACTTCCCCTAGTTCAAGACGGGGGGCACTTTGGCCCGCAGTTGCAATGACGGAGGGTTGCCACGGCTGAC includes:
- the exeC gene encoding GspC family type II secretion system variant ExeC, with the translated sequence MIKLLAQCRRLPMARITQAVFLLLLILLAQQCANLTWRLLALATPQSSQPWQPSVIATAGQSAPRLELGEVSRLSLFGKAIPKVQQIKEVAANAPRTQLNAQLNGVLASSDPAKSIAIIAMSGIQNSYSVGDLIDGTQARIRQVYPDRVIIERDGRDETLMLDGEEYGKPLPQQGGSAQLSSVRSELMSDPGKITDYLNISPVQVDGRLAGYRLNPGNNPELFNQSGLQANDLALSINGLDLRDNMQAMQAMQQLAGATELTVTVERQGEQFDVYVRLSE